A stretch of the Desulfobacter sp. genome encodes the following:
- a CDS encoding IS6 family transposase translates to MKNENPFKWRHYEKEIILLNVRWYLRYQLSYRNLEEMMQERGLSVDHSTIYRWVQRYAPEMEKRSRKYLRQSNDSYRIDETYIKVRGKMKYLYRAVDSRGNTIDFLLRSRRNMESAKRFFKKMLRASNSSRPRVLSVDGNPAYPPAVKALKEKKLLNKDCILRQNKYLNNIIEQDHRFIKKLVRAGMGFKTFHSAWRTLKGYEIMNMIRKGQVKNIRKGEILKQKEFVENLFSYAA, encoded by the coding sequence ATGAAAAATGAAAACCCTTTCAAGTGGCGTCATTATGAAAAAGAAATCATCCTGTTGAATGTTCGCTGGTATCTGAGATATCAACTGAGTTACAGGAATCTGGAAGAGATGATGCAAGAACGGGGCTTGTCTGTGGATCACAGTACCATTTACCGATGGGTTCAGCGCTATGCTCCTGAAATGGAAAAGCGAAGCAGGAAGTATCTGCGGCAATCAAATGATTCTTACCGTATTGATGAAACATATATCAAGGTGCGGGGGAAAATGAAGTATCTTTACCGAGCGGTCGATTCCCGTGGAAATACCATCGATTTTCTTCTTCGCAGCAGACGTAATATGGAATCTGCCAAACGATTTTTTAAAAAGATGCTGCGAGCTTCCAATAGCTCCAGACCTCGGGTTCTGAGTGTTGACGGAAATCCTGCATATCCTCCGGCTGTAAAGGCTTTGAAAGAAAAAAAGCTTCTGAATAAGGACTGTATCCTAAGACAGAATAAATATCTGAACAATATTATTGAGCAAGACCACCGGTTTATCAAAAAGCTTGTCAGAGCTGGTATGGGGTTCAAGACATTTCATTCTGCCTGGCGGACGCTAAAAGGCTATGAAATTATGAACATGATCAGAAAAGGACAAGTTAAAAATATCAGGAAGGGAGAAATTTTAAAGCAGAAAGAATTCGTCGAAAATCTGTTTTCTTATGCTGCGTAA
- a CDS encoding IS4 family transposase has translation MTHISVPKKQLRSLNFDNFRCPLIKSLSKAPELQSRGDRPLKMTFEDQINALVYFHLQEHKSARHLIQDLKENVFAKENIAPDGGISRSSFCEAINHRGLEQLQFIFEDLYKQALECHPGEHAELGELVSIDGSLINAVLSMHWANYRKGSKKAKVHCGFDINHGIPNKIFLTEGNGAERTFVPKILSKGQTGVMDRGYQSHKEFDLLQEQGKHFVCRIKTRTTRTIIDNHETPSDSYIFYDALVKLGTPNQNQTKRPVRVVGYKIAGVKYYVATDRHDLTAEQIATIYKLRWTIEDFFKWWKEHLKVYHLIARSEYGLMVQILGGLITYLLLAIHCQKQFNEKVTIKRVRQLRTAILNDLFGCEEQGSHSGSVAKNISRTKRSFRRKIYAA, from the coding sequence ATGACGCACATCTCAGTCCCTAAAAAACAACTACGGTCCCTGAACTTTGACAATTTCAGGTGCCCTCTGATAAAGTCACTTTCAAAAGCACCGGAATTACAATCTCGAGGAGACCGCCCTTTAAAAATGACATTCGAAGACCAGATAAATGCTTTGGTTTATTTCCATCTTCAGGAGCACAAGTCTGCCCGACATTTAATTCAGGATCTCAAGGAGAATGTTTTTGCTAAAGAAAATATTGCGCCAGACGGTGGTATCAGCCGTAGTAGTTTCTGTGAAGCCATCAATCACAGGGGACTCGAACAACTGCAATTTATCTTTGAGGATCTTTATAAACAGGCTCTTGAGTGTCATCCGGGTGAACACGCCGAGTTAGGAGAGTTGGTTTCCATTGACGGTAGTCTCATAAATGCAGTCCTTTCAATGCACTGGGCGAACTACAGAAAAGGAAGTAAAAAAGCCAAAGTACATTGCGGATTTGACATTAATCACGGAATCCCAAACAAAATCTTTTTGACTGAAGGCAACGGCGCTGAACGCACTTTTGTTCCCAAAATACTTTCCAAGGGGCAAACAGGTGTTATGGATCGTGGATATCAATCCCATAAAGAATTTGACCTGCTTCAGGAGCAAGGCAAACATTTTGTCTGCCGTATAAAAACCAGGACAACAAGAACAATTATTGATAACCACGAGACCCCTTCCGACAGCTACATTTTTTATGATGCACTGGTTAAACTTGGTACTCCGAATCAAAACCAGACGAAAAGGCCTGTTCGGGTTGTTGGCTATAAAATTGCTGGCGTCAAATACTATGTGGCAACTGACAGGCATGATTTAACAGCGGAACAAATAGCAACAATTTATAAACTCCGGTGGACCATTGAGGATTTTTTCAAATGGTGGAAAGAACATCTGAAGGTATATCATCTCATTGCCCGCAGTGAATACGGCCTTATGGTTCAGATTCTTGGCGGCCTTATCACTTACCTGTTACTGGCAATCCATTGCCAAAAACAGTTTAATGAAAAGGTCACGATCAAAAGAGTTCGGCAGCTGCGAACCGCCATTCTAAATGACCTGTTTGGCTGCGAGGAGCAGGGCTCTCATAGTGGTTCTGTTGCAAAAAATATTTCCAGGACAAAGAGATCGTTCAGGCGTAAAATTTACGCAGCATAA
- a CDS encoding DEAD/DEAH box helicase family protein, with product MTPSLKVYPGFDSRLLAAAEKKLSGHGFGLSGQTLRGCFFTDKAKGTAVLLDHLICDSCFPYDYTEYTKEQNLLMHEYGRVFRFMVDNTQELDEAARLFDQFLSGHFDEDNIYTSGGNRALQEVDPTMPEACFEQTFIDCFGRERLDRVQREYPVIDINGQTRWVDYYIRRNDFDIAIEKNGELYHHPLLTGAAKYKNQLIKQNSLAAYGAKVFRWSLQGMKFTDNFSEEMKLFFGSPDNFLLTQKVSVTRSFKLFEHQENVLEGLKTERKKGHTSFLVVLPTGIGKTEILIADHSNEFKKGQADRTLVMVPSRQLKIDHIAKLTLRLKDYDLSDRIKVGEDISSHAVIVQTYSWLSRHYPKIPFDFFDYIAIDEAHHAVAPTVQKVIQHFRPNTLIGFTATDKRLDDKKLETIFGKYETDLSLDQAIKTGLLAPIKAFRIKSNIDLSQVRFNGKDYMATDLQRKVIAPSRDQLIVDVLLKYFVNPDSSLPFKQGVIFCVSVKHAVTISSVRLGCCI from the coding sequence ATGACACCATCCCTAAAAGTATACCCCGGCTTTGACAGCCGTCTTCTGGCTGCGGCAGAAAAAAAACTATCCGGGCACGGATTCGGGCTTTCCGGCCAGACCTTAAGGGGATGTTTTTTTACGGATAAAGCGAAAGGTACGGCTGTGCTGCTCGACCACCTGATCTGCGATTCTTGCTTCCCCTACGATTACACGGAATATACCAAAGAGCAAAATTTATTGATGCATGAATACGGCAGGGTATTCCGCTTTATGGTGGATAACACCCAAGAACTTGATGAAGCAGCCAGGTTATTTGACCAATTCCTTTCCGGTCACTTTGATGAAGACAACATATATACAAGCGGCGGCAACAGGGCGCTTCAAGAAGTTGATCCCACAATGCCGGAAGCCTGCTTTGAGCAGACATTCATTGATTGTTTCGGCCGTGAAAGACTGGACCGGGTGCAAAGGGAATATCCTGTTATTGATATCAACGGCCAGACAAGGTGGGTGGATTATTATATCCGCAGAAATGATTTTGACATTGCCATAGAAAAAAACGGAGAACTCTACCATCACCCTTTGCTTACCGGTGCCGCAAAATATAAAAACCAGCTGATCAAGCAGAACTCTCTTGCGGCATACGGAGCAAAAGTCTTTCGATGGTCCCTCCAGGGGATGAAATTCACGGACAATTTTTCCGAAGAGATGAAGCTGTTTTTCGGGAGCCCGGACAATTTTTTACTGACCCAGAAAGTATCTGTCACAAGATCCTTCAAACTCTTTGAGCACCAGGAAAATGTCCTTGAAGGCCTTAAAACAGAAAGAAAAAAAGGACACACCTCTTTTTTAGTGGTTCTGCCCACAGGAATAGGTAAAACAGAAATACTCATCGCAGATCATTCCAATGAATTCAAAAAAGGACAGGCTGACAGGACATTGGTGATGGTGCCGTCAAGGCAACTGAAAATCGATCATATTGCTAAACTTACACTGCGGTTAAAAGACTATGATCTCTCGGACAGAATCAAGGTGGGAGAGGATATCAGTTCACATGCCGTCATCGTACAGACCTATTCCTGGCTGAGCCGACATTACCCAAAAATCCCCTTTGATTTCTTTGACTACATCGCCATAGACGAGGCGCACCATGCAGTGGCCCCCACAGTTCAAAAGGTAATCCAGCATTTCAGGCCCAATACCCTGATCGGATTTACCGCCACGGATAAGCGTCTTGACGACAAAAAACTGGAAACAATCTTTGGAAAATATGAAACAGATTTAAGCCTGGACCAAGCCATCAAAACGGGACTGCTCGCACCGATCAAGGCATTCCGGATCAAAAGCAATATTGATCTGAGCCAGGTTCGGTTTAATGGTAAGGATTACATGGCCACAGATCTGCAAAGAAAAGTGATTGCGCCGTCAAGGGATCAGCTTATCGTTGATGTTCTCTTAAAATATTTTGTAAATCCCGACTCAAGCCTCCCATTCAAACAAGGCGTTATTTTCTGTGTCTCTGTCAAACATGCAGTCACCATCAGTAGTGTCCGGTTAGGTTGTTGCATATAA
- a CDS encoding class I SAM-dependent methyltransferase: MNHSTLRYYNENAEQTAARYETADVSDLHILLKNSFKPSANLLELGCGSGRDASFMMSQGFKVIGIDGSNAMVKSALIHHPELSGCLHTIEIPKGLSAKLGPFEGVFSIATLMHLSRPDIEKTMVAIRSLLISKGLFFFSVPIQRDDTQKNEFNGKGRRFTALTQDDWLNLCKRYGFKTIQSSITKDGLGRDSIFWMNCLMEKSE; this comes from the coding sequence ATGAATCACAGTACACTCAGATATTACAACGAGAACGCAGAACAAACAGCAGCCAGGTATGAGACTGCAGATGTTTCAGACCTGCATATACTCTTAAAAAATTCCTTTAAACCATCGGCGAATTTATTGGAGCTTGGATGCGGATCCGGGCGGGACGCCTCTTTTATGATGAGCCAGGGGTTTAAGGTTATTGGTATTGATGGTTCTAATGCCATGGTGAAATCCGCCTTGATCCATCATCCTGAATTATCCGGCTGCCTTCATACCATTGAGATCCCAAAAGGGTTGTCAGCCAAATTGGGCCCCTTTGAAGGGGTTTTTTCCATTGCAACACTCATGCACCTTTCCCGTCCGGACATTGAAAAAACAATGGTAGCGATCAGATCGCTGTTGATTTCAAAAGGACTATTCTTCTTTTCAGTCCCCATTCAAAGGGACGATACCCAAAAAAATGAATTTAACGGCAAAGGACGCAGGTTTACCGCTCTGACACAGGATGACTGGCTGAATCTATGCAAAAGATATGGATTTAAAACCATCCAATCCAGCATCACTAAGGACGGCTTGGGAAGGGACAGCATTTTCTGGATGAACTGCCTGATGGAAAAATCAGAATAG
- a CDS encoding penicillin acylase family protein, translating to MKLLKGIVLVVLLLCGLGFGGYHFFFTLAVPSYSGEEELKGLTSKVTVKTDEFGVPHIFADNEKDLFFAQGYITARERLFQMDMTRLAGRGELSSVFGKRTLESDKFLKTVGFFRQAKKSLAALSPEGRQILQAYADGVNAYIETCDHLPREYVFLRTRPMAWTPEDSVSGILLMSYSLTRSKKVDLIMNLIRA from the coding sequence ATGAAACTTCTCAAAGGGATAGTTCTGGTTGTACTTTTGCTCTGCGGTCTGGGATTCGGGGGTTATCATTTCTTTTTTACCCTGGCGGTGCCCTCTTATTCAGGCGAGGAAGAACTCAAGGGGCTGACATCCAAGGTCACGGTGAAAACCGATGAATTCGGGGTGCCCCATATTTTTGCGGACAATGAAAAAGATCTGTTTTTTGCCCAGGGGTATATTACGGCAAGAGAAAGGCTCTTCCAGATGGACATGACTCGGCTTGCCGGCAGGGGGGAGCTTTCTTCGGTGTTCGGCAAAAGGACATTGGAATCAGATAAGTTTTTAAAGACCGTGGGGTTTTTCCGCCAGGCCAAAAAAAGCCTTGCCGCCCTTTCCCCTGAGGGCAGACAGATTTTGCAGGCCTATGCAGACGGGGTGAATGCCTATATTGAAACCTGCGATCATCTGCCCAGGGAGTATGTATTTTTAAGGACCCGGCCCATGGCATGGACACCTGAGGATTCCGTTTCAGGGATACTGCTTATGTCCTACAGCCTGACCCGGTCCAAAAAAGTGGATCTGATCATGAATCTGATCCGGGCCTAG
- a CDS encoding penicillin acylase family protein, translating into MLEAILPSYPEFAPVLVMDGVKKRGDEAMAPRVGDAGKKGMPWQGFPMSLDIAASNWMIFSPAMTRTGKALFAGSPDLSPTLPGLFYLTRLKGGTFDAMGGALPGVPGIGPLGFNGSMAWSAVNGRGDELDYFVEKINPENPNQYLTETGYEDFKIIEETLKIKGEDGVTEEAFEVKISRHGPMISHVMALAPENCAMEWAALDIVGQEFDGLLAMNRAKNFEEFRQALFQIRTMNLNLGYADDQGNIGWQFTAAPPIRKKGDGSLPVPGWTGEYDWTGFIPVEDLPWDKNPARGYVASFNNEPGNADYHLTRYYLFERAIRFENIMKERKGEPVDFKALKEMQLDKVSVVAQRWVPKILGACKGDQALAPYLEMLAGWECDNDIRHRAPTLFNYFYFRMMKNTLMDEVGQEGWDKGLAREYLYYVSDLALTKIMEDERHSLFDDKATVQEREGRDDMIRKSMKETADYIVQNFGGPDGDWTWGQVHQMHFKHPLGEKLFFLNLDPVATNGSHHTINSGFWTPVEPFRMTSGRVIRMMVDFNDIDTATTICPPGQSGHFKSPHYDDLAQTWADGDQIPMHFNRRDFKASLTLTPGR; encoded by the coding sequence GTGCTTGAGGCCATTTTACCCTCTTATCCCGAATTTGCCCCGGTGCTGGTCATGGATGGGGTCAAAAAAAGGGGCGATGAAGCCATGGCCCCGAGGGTGGGGGATGCAGGGAAAAAGGGCATGCCCTGGCAGGGGTTTCCCATGTCCCTGGATATTGCTGCCTCCAACTGGATGATATTTTCGCCTGCGATGACCCGTACGGGCAAGGCCCTGTTTGCAGGCAGCCCGGATCTTTCTCCTACCCTGCCGGGCCTGTTTTATCTGACCCGGTTAAAGGGCGGGACCTTTGACGCCATGGGCGGGGCGCTTCCCGGGGTGCCCGGGATCGGGCCTTTGGGCTTTAACGGATCAATGGCCTGGAGTGCGGTCAACGGCCGGGGGGATGAGCTGGATTATTTTGTGGAAAAGATCAACCCTGAAAATCCCAACCAATATCTGACTGAAACCGGGTATGAGGATTTTAAAATCATAGAGGAAACCCTGAAAATCAAGGGAGAGGACGGGGTAACAGAGGAAGCCTTTGAGGTGAAAATTTCCAGGCACGGCCCCATGATCTCCCATGTTATGGCGCTTGCCCCTGAAAACTGCGCCATGGAATGGGCGGCCCTGGATATTGTGGGGCAGGAGTTTGACGGGCTGCTGGCCATGAACCGGGCCAAAAACTTTGAGGAATTCCGCCAGGCGCTTTTTCAGATCCGTACCATGAATTTGAATCTCGGGTATGCAGATGACCAGGGCAATATCGGGTGGCAGTTTACTGCAGCACCGCCCATCCGGAAAAAAGGGGACGGGTCTCTGCCCGTGCCGGGCTGGACAGGGGAGTATGACTGGACAGGATTTATCCCGGTAGAAGATCTGCCCTGGGACAAGAATCCTGCCCGGGGGTATGTGGCCTCGTTTAACAATGAGCCTGGCAATGCAGACTACCACCTGACCCGGTATTATCTGTTTGAGCGGGCCATACGGTTTGAAAATATCATGAAAGAAAGAAAGGGTGAACCTGTGGATTTTAAGGCGCTCAAGGAGATGCAGCTGGACAAGGTTTCCGTGGTGGCCCAGCGCTGGGTGCCCAAAATCCTTGGGGCCTGCAAAGGGGATCAAGCGCTTGCCCCCTATCTTGAGATGCTGGCCGGCTGGGAATGCGACAATGATATACGTCACCGTGCCCCGACCCTGTTTAATTATTTTTATTTCAGGATGATGAAAAACACCCTCATGGATGAGGTGGGCCAGGAGGGATGGGACAAGGGGCTTGCCAGGGAATATCTTTATTATGTGTCGGATCTGGCCCTGACAAAAATCATGGAAGATGAGAGGCATTCTTTGTTTGACGACAAGGCAACGGTGCAGGAGCGTGAGGGCCGGGACGACATGATCCGCAAGAGTATGAAAGAAACCGCCGATTATATTGTTCAGAACTTTGGCGGACCCGATGGCGACTGGACCTGGGGTCAGGTCCACCAGATGCATTTTAAGCATCCTCTGGGGGAAAAACTCTTTTTTCTCAACCTGGATCCCGTGGCCACAAACGGGTCTCACCACACCATCAACTCGGGATTCTGGACCCCTGTGGAGCCCTTTAGGATGACCTCGGGCAGGGTGATCCGGATGATGGTGGATTTTAATGATATTGATACGGCCACCACCATCTGTCCGCCGGGGCAGTCCGGGCATTTTAAAAGCCCCCATTATGATGATTTGGCCCAGACCTGGGCAGACGGAGACCAGATTCCCATGCATTTTAATCGTAGGGATTTTAAAGCGAGTTTGACCCTGACCCCGGGGCGATAG
- the sbcD gene encoding exonuclease subunit SbcD: MRIIHTSDWHLGQHFMGKTRQSEHKAFLDWLADEIKSRKADGLVVAGDIFDTGTPPSYARTLYNEFIVSLQAAGGVQTLILGGNHDAPATLNEARSILACLNTRVVGSLSREPKDHLMVLNDKKGSPGLIVCALPFLRPGDLVKSLGGQSARDKQDAMGQAIQACYARVFEAARAEQKRLGPGPGNAVLPIMATGHLTVVGGKSSESVRDIYIGSLDAFAAKNFPGVDYLALGHLHRPQQIKDQDHIRYSGSPIPLSFDEASIPKQVLEVVFDQGRLKQITPIPLPCFRSLISLKGSLEKIENEIKALGAGEKQGTLTSWLEVEVSTDIYLTDLQERIQAMIEAGFKDPGQMELLRVKRKKAGPGSADLPPKGEQLEELTPKEVFARRLAKEELGPDQEIMLNRLFDEILDQVKEGVK; the protein is encoded by the coding sequence ATGCGGATTATTCATACCTCAGACTGGCATTTGGGCCAGCATTTTATGGGCAAAACAAGGCAGTCGGAGCACAAGGCCTTTCTGGATTGGCTGGCAGATGAGATCAAGTCACGAAAGGCAGATGGACTGGTGGTGGCCGGAGATATATTTGATACGGGCACCCCGCCCTCCTATGCCAGAACCCTGTACAATGAGTTTATTGTTTCGCTTCAGGCCGCAGGAGGGGTTCAGACCCTTATTCTGGGCGGCAACCATGATGCCCCGGCCACCCTGAACGAGGCCCGTTCCATCCTGGCCTGCCTCAATACCCGGGTGGTCGGCAGTTTGTCCCGGGAACCAAAGGATCATCTCATGGTGCTCAACGATAAAAAGGGCTCTCCCGGCCTCATTGTCTGCGCCCTGCCTTTTTTGCGGCCCGGGGATCTGGTCAAAAGCCTTGGAGGACAGTCTGCCCGGGATAAACAAGATGCCATGGGCCAGGCCATCCAGGCATGTTATGCCCGGGTGTTTGAGGCGGCCCGGGCAGAACAAAAAAGGCTTGGGCCCGGGCCGGGGAATGCGGTTTTGCCCATCATGGCCACAGGCCATCTCACCGTGGTGGGGGGAAAGAGCAGTGAATCGGTCAGAGATATTTATATCGGCTCTTTGGATGCATTTGCCGCCAAAAATTTTCCAGGGGTAGACTACCTGGCCCTGGGCCACCTTCACCGGCCGCAGCAGATCAAAGATCAGGATCATATCCGCTATAGCGGTTCGCCCATTCCCTTAAGCTTTGACGAGGCCTCAATTCCCAAGCAGGTGCTTGAGGTGGTGTTTGACCAGGGCAGGCTCAAACAGATCACCCCGATTCCCCTGCCCTGTTTCAGGTCCTTGATCTCCCTTAAAGGCAGCCTGGAAAAGATAGAAAATGAGATCAAAGCCCTTGGGGCAGGGGAAAAACAGGGGACATTGACATCCTGGCTGGAGGTGGAGGTTTCAACCGATATTTATCTTACCGATCTTCAGGAGCGGATCCAGGCCATGATTGAGGCGGGATTTAAGGATCCGGGACAGATGGAACTGCTCAGGGTAAAACGCAAAAAAGCAGGGCCGGGATCAGCTGATCTGCCCCCCAAAGGAGAGCAGCTCGAAGAATTGACCCCAAAGGAGGTCTTTGCAAGGCGTCTGGCCAAAGAAGAGTTGGGCCCGGACCAGGAAATCATGCTCAATCGTCTGTTTGATGAAATTTTAGATCAGGTCAAAGAAGGGGTAAAATGA